From Lysobacter silvisoli, the proteins below share one genomic window:
- the mtnC gene encoding acireductone synthase yields the protein MPKAILTDIEGTTSSISFVKDVLFPYARRALPRYVAAHGREPAVRKWLDAVATENGGLCEDAMIVEVLQGWIDEDRKHTALKALQGMVWADGYRNADFSAHIYPDAAPALRAWHAAGLPLYVYSSGSVPAQRLFFGHSDAGDLTPLFSGWFDTEMGGKREAGSYTRIAEAIGLAPADILFLTDVVEEADAAREAGMDTVLIDRLQDYPQPREGEATHGHVRATGFDQVRV from the coding sequence ATGCCCAAAGCCATCCTCACCGACATCGAAGGCACCACCAGCAGCATCTCCTTCGTCAAGGACGTGCTATTCCCGTACGCGCGCCGTGCGCTGCCGCGCTACGTCGCCGCGCACGGCCGCGAGCCGGCGGTGCGCAAGTGGCTGGACGCGGTGGCCACCGAAAACGGCGGCCTGTGCGAGGACGCGATGATCGTCGAGGTGCTGCAGGGCTGGATCGACGAGGACCGCAAGCACACCGCGCTCAAGGCGCTGCAGGGCATGGTCTGGGCCGACGGCTACCGCAACGCCGACTTCAGCGCCCACATCTACCCCGACGCCGCCCCCGCGCTGCGCGCCTGGCACGCCGCTGGGCTGCCGCTGTACGTGTATTCCTCCGGCAGCGTGCCCGCGCAACGGCTGTTCTTCGGCCACAGCGACGCCGGCGACCTGACCCCGCTGTTCTCGGGCTGGTTCGACACCGAGATGGGCGGCAAGCGCGAGGCCGGCAGCTATACCCGCATCGCCGAGGCGATCGGCCTGGCGCCGGCCGACATCCTGTTCCTGACCGATGTGGTCGAAGAGGCCGACGCCGCGCGCGAGGCCGGAATGGACACGGTGCTGATCGACCGCCTGCAGGACTACCCGCAGCCGCGCGAGGGCGAGGCGACGCATGGGCATGTGCGGGCGACGGGGTTCGATCAGGTTCGGGTTTGA
- a CDS encoding type II 3-dehydroquinate dehydratase, with protein MSIVILRGPESHSTGVRVLDAVRARLAESAADAGKTIALRCCRSEAELVDGLSGLRADEVELLLFDPGACMPASERLRGALATLSLPYIEVHDDDMDALEPSLADAGDCVARVHGYAAQSYTLALAIALEHLGCAECGHGVHVGT; from the coding sequence GTGTCCATCGTGATCCTGCGCGGCCCCGAATCCCATTCCACCGGCGTGCGCGTGCTCGATGCGGTGCGCGCGCGCCTGGCCGAGTCCGCGGCCGACGCGGGCAAGACCATCGCCCTGCGCTGCTGCCGCAGCGAGGCCGAACTGGTGGACGGTCTGAGCGGCCTGCGCGCCGACGAGGTCGAGCTGTTGCTGTTCGACCCCGGCGCCTGCATGCCGGCCAGCGAACGCCTGCGGGGCGCGCTGGCGACGCTGTCCCTGCCTTATATCGAAGTGCACGACGACGACATGGACGCGCTGGAGCCGTCGCTGGCCGACGCCGGAGACTGCGTGGCGCGCGTGCACGGCTACGCGGCGCAGAGCTACACCCTGGCGCTGGCGATCGCGCTGGAGCACCTGGGCTGCGCGGAATGCGGGCATGGGGTGCACGTGGGCACCTGA
- the hisF gene encoding imidazole glycerol phosphate synthase subunit HisF, giving the protein MLSRRIVPCLDVRDGRVVKGVRFRDHVDMGDIVELALRYRDEGADELVFYDIAASPQGRRVDRDWVERVARAIDIPFCVAGGIRSADDAREVLNAGADKISINTPALDRPALIGEIADAFGVQCVVVGIDSLRDEDGQWRVRQYTGDPDRTRALPRRTLDWVVEAQRRGAGEIVLNCMGSDGVRSGYDLEQLAQVRALCEVPLVASGGAGAIGHFVDVFARADVDAALAASVFHSGSIRIPELKRELRANGVEVRGVH; this is encoded by the coding sequence ATGCTGAGCCGGCGCATCGTCCCGTGTCTGGACGTACGCGATGGCCGCGTCGTCAAGGGCGTGCGCTTCCGCGATCACGTCGACATGGGCGATATCGTCGAGCTGGCCCTGCGCTACCGCGACGAGGGCGCCGACGAGCTGGTGTTCTACGACATCGCCGCCAGCCCGCAGGGCCGGCGGGTGGACCGCGACTGGGTCGAGCGGGTGGCGCGGGCGATCGACATTCCGTTCTGCGTGGCCGGCGGCATCCGCAGCGCTGACGACGCGCGCGAGGTGCTCAATGCCGGCGCCGACAAGATCTCGATCAATACGCCGGCGCTGGACCGGCCGGCGCTGATCGGCGAGATCGCCGACGCCTTCGGCGTGCAGTGCGTGGTGGTGGGCATTGACAGCCTGCGCGACGAGGACGGGCAATGGCGCGTGCGCCAGTACACCGGCGATCCGGACCGCACCCGCGCGCTGCCGCGCCGCACCCTGGACTGGGTGGTCGAGGCCCAGCGCCGCGGCGCCGGCGAGATCGTGCTCAACTGCATGGGCAGCGACGGCGTGCGCAGCGGCTACGACCTGGAGCAGCTGGCGCAGGTGCGTGCGCTGTGCGAGGTGCCGCTGGTGGCCTCCGGCGGCGCCGGCGCCATCGGCCACTTCGTCGACGTGTTCGCGCGCGCCGACGTGGATGCCGCGCTCGCGGCCAGCGTGTTCCACTCCGGCAGCATCCGCATCCCCGAGCTCAAGCGCGAACTGCGCGCCAACGGCGTCGAGGTGCGCGGTGTCCACTGA
- the hisA gene encoding 1-(5-phosphoribosyl)-5-[(5-phosphoribosylamino)methylideneamino]imidazole-4-carboxamide isomerase has protein sequence MNLYPAIDVRAGRVVRLRQGDFEQETAYEEEPLTLAKRYADTGARWLHLVDLDAARYGGYTLAPLLRAITTTSWMRVQTGGGVRSEADIEAILDAGADRVVVGSLAIREPDHIAGWLQRYGADRITIALDARQAGNGEWQLPVAGWTEDSGMRLEPMLEHLAGIGVRHLLCTDVSRDGTLMGPNLDLYRHVLAIAPELQVQASGGIRDIADIVSAHDAGCRGAVLGKALIEGRFSLDRALHKAQRC, from the coding sequence ATGAACCTGTACCCCGCGATCGATGTCCGCGCCGGGCGCGTGGTGCGCCTGCGTCAGGGCGATTTCGAGCAGGAAACCGCCTACGAGGAAGAGCCGCTGACCCTGGCCAAGCGCTACGCCGACACCGGCGCGCGCTGGCTGCACCTGGTCGACCTGGATGCGGCGCGCTACGGCGGCTACACCCTGGCGCCGCTGCTGCGCGCGATCACCACCACCAGTTGGATGCGGGTGCAGACCGGCGGCGGCGTGCGCAGCGAGGCCGACATCGAGGCCATCCTGGACGCCGGCGCCGACCGCGTGGTGGTGGGCTCGCTGGCGATCCGCGAGCCGGACCACATCGCCGGCTGGCTGCAGCGTTACGGCGCCGACCGCATCACCATCGCCCTGGACGCGCGCCAGGCCGGGAACGGCGAATGGCAGCTGCCGGTGGCGGGCTGGACCGAGGACAGCGGCATGCGCCTGGAGCCGATGCTGGAGCACCTGGCCGGCATCGGCGTGCGCCACCTGCTGTGCACCGACGTGTCCCGCGACGGCACCCTGATGGGCCCGAACCTGGACCTGTACCGGCACGTGCTGGCGATTGCGCCGGAGCTGCAGGTGCAGGCCTCCGGCGGCATCCGCGACATCGCCGACATCGTCTCCGCGCACGACGCGGGCTGCCGCGGCGCGGTGCTGGGCAAGGCGCTGATCGAAGGCCGCTTCAGCCTGGACCGTGCCCTGCACAAGGCGCAGCGATGCTGA
- a CDS encoding calcineurin-like phosphoesterase C-terminal domain-containing protein: MRPSVSACALLCVLFAPLAAQALPPPCNSGTVYEDRNGNGRRDGGEPGLAGMRVSDGVDIVLTDAQGAYHLPAIDGRTSFVIKPAGYRVGRRGDGLPDFSFNVQREPGPKLKYGGIPAAFPSCRDYALIPDPPHARDALDVLVFADPQPKTAVDVDYYRRDIVEPLRAAQPKGGPVADLGLNLGDLVHDDLSLYPALKRATAQLQMPWLHAPGNHDLDFDASRDEDSLLSFRHAFGPETYAWEEPEASFVVLDDVVYRPGQRPDYIGGLREEQFVFLQRYLAGARKDRLLVIAVHIPFFDAAPGRETFRRADRERLFALLRDFPKLLLLSGHSHTQRHVYHDADDGWHGAAPLHEYNVGAACGAFWSGLKDAQGIPDATMADGTPNGYARLRVAGDGGYRLSWHPARLQARAASTPAMSVHAPRVLRRGAYPAFGVYANVYMGQADSRVEFRVDGGQWAPMRRVERPDPRLQAENARDDEAAALRGYDRSPEAEVSAHLWRAALPTDLAVGDHRVEVRVLDPWLGEQTAQTSYRLQDTKE; encoded by the coding sequence ATGCGCCCATCCGTCTCCGCCTGCGCGTTGCTGTGCGTCCTGTTCGCACCTCTGGCTGCGCAGGCCTTGCCGCCGCCCTGCAACAGCGGCACCGTGTACGAGGATCGCAACGGCAACGGCCGCCGCGATGGCGGGGAGCCCGGTTTGGCCGGCATGCGCGTGTCCGACGGCGTGGACATCGTGCTCACCGATGCGCAGGGCGCCTACCACCTGCCGGCGATCGACGGCCGCACCAGCTTCGTGATCAAGCCGGCCGGTTACCGCGTGGGCCGCCGCGGCGACGGGCTGCCGGACTTCAGTTTCAACGTGCAGCGCGAGCCCGGCCCCAAGCTCAAGTATGGCGGCATCCCGGCCGCGTTCCCCAGCTGCCGCGACTACGCCCTGATCCCCGACCCGCCGCACGCGCGCGACGCGCTGGACGTGCTGGTGTTCGCCGACCCGCAGCCCAAGACCGCCGTCGACGTGGACTACTACCGCCGCGACATCGTCGAGCCGCTGCGCGCCGCGCAACCGAAGGGCGGGCCGGTGGCCGATCTGGGCCTGAACCTGGGCGACCTCGTCCACGACGACCTGTCGCTGTACCCCGCGCTCAAGCGTGCTACCGCGCAGTTGCAGATGCCCTGGCTGCATGCGCCCGGCAACCACGACCTGGATTTCGACGCCAGCCGCGACGAGGATTCGCTGCTGAGCTTCCGCCACGCCTTCGGTCCGGAAACCTATGCCTGGGAGGAGCCGGAAGCGTCGTTCGTGGTGCTGGACGACGTGGTCTACCGGCCCGGCCAGCGCCCGGACTACATCGGCGGGCTGCGTGAAGAGCAGTTCGTGTTTCTGCAGCGCTACCTGGCCGGCGCGCGCAAGGACCGGTTGCTGGTGATCGCGGTGCATATCCCGTTCTTCGACGCCGCGCCGGGCCGCGAGACCTTCCGCCGCGCCGACCGCGAACGTCTGTTCGCACTGCTGCGCGATTTCCCCAAGTTGCTGTTGCTCAGCGGTCACAGCCACACCCAGCGCCACGTTTACCACGATGCCGACGACGGCTGGCACGGCGCCGCACCGCTGCACGAGTACAACGTGGGCGCGGCTTGTGGCGCGTTCTGGTCGGGATTGAAGGACGCGCAGGGCATCCCCGACGCGACCATGGCCGACGGCACGCCCAACGGCTATGCGCGCTTGCGGGTGGCCGGCGACGGCGGGTATCGGCTGAGCTGGCATCCGGCGCGCCTGCAGGCGCGCGCGGCCTCGACGCCGGCGATGTCCGTGCATGCGCCGCGCGTGCTGCGCCGCGGCGCATATCCGGCCTTCGGCGTTTACGCCAACGTCTACATGGGCCAGGCCGACAGCCGCGTGGAGTTCCGCGTGGACGGCGGTCAGTGGGCGCCGATGCGCCGGGTCGAGCGCCCGGACCCGCGCCTGCAGGCCGAGAACGCGCGCGACGACGAAGCCGCGGCACTGCGCGGCTACGACCGCTCCCCCGAGGCCGAGGTCTCGGCGCATCTATGGCGCGCGGCGCTGCCGACCGACTTGGCGGTGGGCGACCACCGCGTCGAGGTGCGCGTGCTCGATCCCTGGCTGGGCGAGCAGACCGCGCAGACTAGCTACCGCTTGCAGGACACGAAGGAATAA
- the hisH gene encoding imidazole glycerol phosphate synthase subunit HisH, with product MTKVVLIDMGGGNIGSVRYALERLGADAELSADPATIQSAERVILPGVGAAAPAMARLRGLGLVDTIRALRQPLLGICLGMQLLFESSEEGDVECLGLLPGRIVKLQPRQGVRVPHMGWNGLDRRRSSPLLNGIADGDHAYFVHSYAAPVGPHTLAACTHGDTFSAVVGDGRRYGAQFHPERSSAVGARLLSNFLREVPA from the coding sequence GTGACGAAGGTCGTACTGATCGACATGGGTGGGGGGAACATCGGCTCCGTGCGTTATGCACTGGAGCGGTTGGGTGCGGATGCGGAACTCAGCGCCGACCCCGCCACGATCCAGTCGGCCGAACGCGTGATCCTGCCGGGGGTCGGGGCGGCGGCGCCAGCGATGGCGCGGCTGCGCGGTCTCGGTTTGGTCGACACCATCCGGGCGCTGCGTCAGCCGCTGCTCGGGATCTGCCTTGGTATGCAGCTGCTGTTCGAGTCGTCCGAAGAGGGCGACGTGGAGTGCCTCGGCTTATTGCCGGGACGCATCGTGAAACTGCAACCGCGCCAGGGAGTTCGCGTGCCGCACATGGGATGGAATGGATTGGATCGGCGACGATCGTCGCCCTTGCTGAATGGAATCGCCGACGGCGACCACGCCTATTTCGTGCACAGCTATGCGGCGCCGGTAGGGCCGCACACGCTGGCCGCATGCACCCACGGCGATACGTTCTCCGCCGTAGTCGGCGATGGCCGCCGCTACGGCGCGCAGTTCCACCCCGAGCGTTCCTCGGCGGTGGGCGCGCGTTTGCTGAGCAACTTCCTGCGCGAGGTGCCGGCATGA
- the hisIE gene encoding bifunctional phosphoribosyl-AMP cyclohydrolase/phosphoribosyl-ATP diphosphatase HisIE, translated as MGAFSAGALSWDKQGGLLPAVVQDAGTRRVLMLGYMNREALAHTLASGRVTFYSRSRERLWTKGETSGHVLELVAIETDCDGDTLLVQARPLGPTCHLGRASCFPQAPADTLAELDALVARRERERPPGSYTTRLFEQGTRAIAQKVGEEGVETALAAVAQDSQALAGEAADLLYHLLVLLRARGLSLDDALTVLRERHGQPHRGSEPA; from the coding sequence ATCGGTGCGTTCTCCGCCGGCGCGCTGTCCTGGGACAAGCAGGGCGGCCTGCTGCCGGCCGTGGTCCAGGACGCCGGCACCCGCCGGGTGCTGATGCTGGGCTACATGAACCGCGAGGCGTTGGCGCACACCTTGGCCAGCGGCCGGGTCACGTTTTACAGCCGCAGCCGCGAGCGCCTGTGGACCAAGGGCGAGACCTCCGGCCACGTGCTGGAGCTGGTGGCCATCGAAACCGACTGCGACGGCGACACCTTGCTGGTGCAGGCGCGACCGCTGGGCCCCACCTGCCACCTGGGCCGTGCGAGCTGTTTCCCGCAGGCGCCGGCCGATACCCTGGCCGAACTCGACGCCCTGGTCGCGCGCCGCGAGCGCGAGCGGCCGCCGGGCAGCTACACCACGCGCTTGTTCGAGCAGGGCACGCGCGCGATCGCGCAGAAAGTGGGCGAGGAGGGCGTGGAAACCGCGCTGGCCGCCGTCGCCCAGGACAGCCAGGCCCTGGCCGGCGAGGCCGCCGATCTGCTCTACCACCTGCTGGTGCTGCTGCGCGCGCGCGGCCTGTCGCTGGACGATGCCCTGACCGTACTGCGCGAGCGCCACGGCCAACCGCACCGCGGCTCCGAACCGGCGTAA
- a CDS encoding YdeI/OmpD-associated family protein: MATERPNDLPIELFADADAWERWLVAHPRAPGLWLKIAKKGQGVSSVSYTEALDVALCHGWIDGLKRSCDERYFLQRFTPRRPRSVWSKINIGKVEALTAAGRMRPAGLREVEAAQADGRWQAAYDSSSTIEVPEDLAAAFKKNAKAKRFFEQLDRTNRYAVLWRVQTAKKPETRAARIEKLVAMLGRGEKIHG; the protein is encoded by the coding sequence ATGGCGACGGAACGGCCCAACGACCTGCCGATCGAACTGTTCGCCGATGCCGACGCCTGGGAGCGCTGGCTCGTGGCCCATCCGCGGGCCCCGGGGCTGTGGCTGAAGATCGCCAAGAAGGGCCAGGGCGTGAGCTCGGTGAGCTATACCGAGGCTTTGGACGTGGCGCTATGCCACGGCTGGATCGACGGCCTCAAGCGCAGCTGCGACGAACGCTACTTCCTGCAGCGCTTCACCCCGCGCCGCCCGCGCAGCGTCTGGTCCAAGATCAACATCGGCAAGGTCGAGGCGCTGACCGCGGCAGGGCGCATGCGTCCGGCCGGGTTGCGTGAAGTGGAGGCGGCGCAGGCCGATGGGCGCTGGCAGGCGGCCTACGATTCGTCCAGCACGATCGAGGTGCCCGAGGATCTGGCCGCGGCATTCAAGAAGAACGCCAAGGCCAAGCGGTTCTTCGAGCAGTTGGACCGCACCAATCGCTACGCGGTGCTGTGGCGGGTGCAGACGGCGAAGAAGCCGGAGACGCGCGCGGCGCGGATCGAGAAGCTGGTGGCGATGTTGGGTCGTGGGGAGAAGATTCACGGGTGA